Proteins co-encoded in one Acidovorax sp. 69 genomic window:
- a CDS encoding EAL domain-containing protein, which produces MAFMHRVSGWLGRLSVGRKLMLIYLLDLTAVIYVSSILIHEKYLAIDFTRKEIVGTTYAAVVRDGLMGQFLDASLQPPQVAEVLKRLSGVRVAHDEQLHTAEVGQRFGAALEELAGNAPPVPLTSDAPSLTRLRSQLLREGRELLTTVGNQSNLILDPDLDSYYVMSLVVLRFPELLQAVHDTVSFLNAAPSGRGPQWSSELLTLVGRLDAVMLGIESDYNQAFIAGSPEMRTALVRQREALKASQEGFQALLQGIAAGESRLTMAQVTAQEAQVLGALRDAWSVGIVDLERLLNQRVDSLFARMWLHLGTALVLLGCILSLVTLVARQIAKPLQQLARVADEVRKSGDHTLRAHWNSRDEIGRLVTAFNEMLSQLDRDRLLQQELAASARAAEAQRELVEAFPIPMVVTSIPEHEVLHSNAPAAHWLGGRKTDPWAAGLEPGVRARFFQRLADQGSVDEFEVRWKGSPEPSWAVLSARRLLFQGRDSVLTAFTPINVLKVMEQRLELWAKVFEASSEGIIIMNADQQIISVNKAFCRSTHYDFYEVIGEDLGFLLEEAGGEPLSAQINRTMLEKESWQGEVRFRRRSGETYPAWLMVSAVRETKGGPVANHIGIAIDITDRKRSEERIQFLAHHDVLTELPNRSLCVQRLQMALAQAPITGEKVAVLFIDLDRFKSINDTLGHHIGDGLLRSVAARLTQAVRSRDTVSRLGGDEFVVVMRDVAGREDVQQLVERRLIPLIRQSHPVEGHELNVSCSVGIAVYPEDGSDIDELMRRADAAMYEAKTTGRDMALFYSMETDQRAVARQTMEQQLRRALERQELSLHYQPRLSAKGTQLLGVEALLRWNSPVLGSVPPSEFIPIAEESGMIRAIGSWVLQQACEQWARWQMLPLDGSPDYHAVRHPLADVSISVNLSAAQMSDPQLVSDIEALLARTGMPAHRLELEITESQLMDNAHAAELQLAALKLLGVQMSIDDFGTGYSSLAYLKRFDIDRLKVDKSFVHDMLSNPADMAITRAIIALGHTLGLKIVAEGVEDLATAQVLNALDCEELQGYYFSRPLPVAELEIWALQHRALSTTGREAAMEV; this is translated from the coding sequence ATGGCATTCATGCACCGCGTATCGGGTTGGCTGGGCCGCCTCAGTGTGGGCCGCAAGCTCATGCTCATTTATCTGCTGGATCTGACGGCGGTGATCTACGTCTCCAGCATCCTGATCCACGAGAAGTACCTGGCCATCGATTTCACGCGCAAGGAGATCGTGGGCACCACCTATGCGGCGGTGGTGCGTGACGGCCTGATGGGCCAGTTTCTGGACGCCTCCCTGCAGCCCCCGCAGGTGGCTGAGGTGCTGAAGCGGCTTTCGGGCGTGCGGGTGGCCCATGACGAGCAATTGCACACCGCCGAGGTGGGCCAACGCTTTGGTGCTGCGCTGGAGGAGCTTGCGGGCAACGCGCCACCCGTCCCGTTGACGTCTGACGCGCCATCGCTGACCCGCCTGCGCAGCCAGCTGCTGCGCGAGGGGCGCGAGCTGCTGACCACCGTGGGGAACCAGTCCAACCTGATTCTCGACCCCGACCTGGACAGCTATTACGTGATGTCGCTGGTGGTGCTGCGCTTCCCCGAACTGCTGCAGGCCGTGCACGACACCGTGAGTTTTCTGAACGCAGCGCCTTCGGGCCGGGGGCCGCAGTGGTCGTCGGAGTTGCTCACGCTGGTGGGGCGGCTGGATGCAGTGATGCTGGGGATTGAGTCGGACTACAACCAGGCGTTCATCGCGGGTTCGCCAGAGATGCGGACTGCACTGGTTCGTCAACGCGAGGCGCTCAAGGCCTCGCAAGAGGGGTTTCAGGCGCTGCTGCAGGGCATTGCAGCCGGAGAGTCGCGCCTGACCATGGCCCAGGTCACCGCACAAGAGGCGCAGGTGCTGGGCGCGCTGCGCGATGCCTGGTCGGTGGGCATCGTGGACCTGGAGCGGCTTCTGAACCAGCGTGTGGACAGCCTGTTTGCCCGCATGTGGCTGCATTTGGGCACGGCACTGGTGCTGCTGGGCTGCATCCTGTCGCTGGTGACCCTGGTGGCACGGCAGATTGCCAAACCGCTACAGCAACTGGCCCGCGTGGCCGACGAGGTGCGCAAGAGTGGTGACCACACGCTGCGCGCGCACTGGAACAGCCGGGATGAGATTGGCCGGTTGGTGACCGCGTTCAACGAGATGTTGTCTCAGCTCGACCGCGATCGGCTGTTGCAGCAGGAGCTGGCCGCCAGCGCCCGCGCAGCCGAGGCGCAGCGTGAGCTGGTGGAGGCGTTCCCTATCCCCATGGTGGTCACATCCATCCCCGAACACGAGGTGTTGCATTCCAACGCGCCTGCCGCGCACTGGCTGGGGGGCCGCAAGACCGACCCTTGGGCTGCGGGGCTGGAGCCGGGCGTGCGTGCGCGTTTCTTTCAGCGCCTGGCCGACCAGGGCTCGGTCGATGAGTTTGAGGTGCGCTGGAAGGGCAGTCCCGAGCCCTCATGGGCCGTGCTGTCGGCGCGGCGCCTGCTGTTCCAGGGGCGCGACTCGGTGCTGACCGCCTTCACGCCCATCAATGTGCTCAAGGTCATGGAGCAGCGCCTGGAGCTGTGGGCCAAGGTGTTCGAGGCCTCGTCCGAGGGCATCATCATCATGAACGCCGACCAGCAGATCATCAGCGTGAACAAGGCGTTCTGCCGCAGCACGCACTACGACTTCTATGAGGTCATTGGCGAGGATCTGGGGTTTCTGCTGGAAGAAGCCGGTGGCGAGCCGTTGTCGGCCCAGATCAATCGCACCATGCTGGAAAAAGAGTCTTGGCAGGGCGAGGTGCGGTTTCGCCGCCGCTCGGGCGAGACCTACCCGGCCTGGCTCATGGTGTCGGCTGTGCGCGAGACCAAGGGCGGTCCGGTGGCCAACCACATCGGCATTGCCATCGACATCACCGACCGCAAGCGCAGCGAAGAGCGCATCCAGTTTCTGGCCCACCACGACGTGTTGACCGAGCTGCCCAACCGCTCGCTGTGCGTGCAGCGCCTGCAGATGGCGCTGGCCCAGGCCCCCATCACCGGCGAGAAGGTGGCTGTGCTGTTCATTGACCTGGACCGCTTCAAGTCCATCAACGATACCTTGGGCCACCACATTGGTGACGGCTTGCTGCGCTCGGTGGCAGCGCGCCTCACGCAGGCCGTGCGCAGCCGCGACACGGTGAGCCGCCTGGGCGGCGACGAGTTTGTGGTGGTGATGCGCGATGTGGCCGGGCGCGAGGATGTGCAGCAGCTGGTGGAGCGGCGCCTGATCCCGCTCATCCGTCAGAGTCACCCGGTGGAGGGGCACGAGCTGAATGTGTCGTGCAGCGTGGGCATCGCCGTGTACCCCGAGGACGGCAGCGACATCGACGAGCTGATGCGCCGTGCCGACGCGGCCATGTACGAGGCCAAGACCACGGGGCGCGACATGGCGCTGTTCTATTCGATGGAGACCGACCAGCGTGCCGTGGCGCGCCAGACCATGGAGCAGCAGTTGCGCCGCGCGCTGGAGCGCCAGGAGCTGAGCCTTCACTACCAGCCACGCCTGAGCGCCAAGGGAACGCAACTGCTGGGGGTCGAGGCGCTGCTGCGCTGGAACAGCCCGGTGCTGGGCTCCGTTCCGCCCAGTGAGTTCATTCCCATTGCCGAGGAAAGCGGCATGATCCGTGCCATTGGCAGCTGGGTGCTGCAGCAGGCCTGCGAGCAGTGGGCGCGCTGGCAGATGCTGCCGCTGGACGGCAGCCCCGACTATCACGCGGTGAGACATCCATTGGCTGATGTGTCGATCTCCGTCAACCTCTCGGCCGCACAAATGTCCGATCCGCAACTGGTGTCCGACATCGAGGCGCTGCTGGCCCGCACCGGCATGCCTGCGCACCGGTTGGAGCTGGAGATCACCGAATCCCAACTCATGGACAACGCCCATGCTGCCGAGCTGCAACTGGCAGCGCTCAAGCTGCTGGGCGTGCAGATGTCCATTGATGACTTTGGCACCGGGTATTCGAGCCTGGCCTACCTCAAACGCTTTGACATCGATCGGCTCAAGGTGGACAAATCCTTTGTGCACGACATGCTGAGCAACCCTGCCGACATGGCCATCACCCGCGCCATCATTGCCCTGGGCCATACGCTGGGCCTCAAGATCGTGGCCGAGGGCGTGGAAGACCTGGCCACGGCCCAGGTACTGAACGCGCTGGACTGCGAAGAGCTGCAGGGTTACTACTTCAGCCGCCCATTGCCCGTGGCCGAGCTGGAAATCTGGGCACTGCAGCACCGGGCCCTGTCAACAACGGGCCGGGAGGCCGCCATGGAGGTGTGA
- the rpsU gene encoding 30S ribosomal protein S21, which produces MTTIRVKENEPFDVALRRFKRTIEKLGLLTDLRAREFYEKPTAERKRKKAAAVKRHYKRVRSMQLPKKMY; this is translated from the coding sequence ATGACTACGATCCGCGTAAAAGAAAACGAACCCTTTGACGTTGCACTGCGCCGCTTCAAGCGCACCATTGAAAAGCTCGGCCTGCTGACCGACCTGCGCGCCCGCGAGTTCTACGAAAAGCCCACCGCAGAACGCAAGCGCAAGAAGGCGGCCGCCGTGAAGCGCCACTACAAGCGCGTTCGCAGCATGCAACTGCCCAAGAAGATGTATTGA
- a CDS encoding GatB/YqeY domain-containing protein yields MSLKDQITEDMKTAMRAKDSERLGTIRLLLAALKQKEVDERVVLDDVAVVAIVDKLIKQRKDSIAAFEQAARQDLADKEKSELVVLQAYLPERMSADETLAAVKAIVAELGAAGPGDMGKVMGVVKTRLAGKADMGQVSAAVKAALAG; encoded by the coding sequence ATGAGCCTCAAGGACCAGATCACCGAAGACATGAAGACCGCCATGCGCGCCAAGGACAGCGAGCGCCTGGGCACCATCCGCCTGCTGCTGGCTGCACTCAAGCAAAAAGAAGTGGATGAGCGCGTGGTCCTGGACGACGTGGCCGTCGTTGCCATCGTGGACAAGTTGATCAAGCAGCGCAAGGACTCCATCGCGGCCTTCGAGCAGGCAGCGCGCCAAGACTTGGCCGACAAGGAAAAATCGGAACTCGTGGTGCTGCAGGCCTACTTGCCCGAGCGCATGTCGGCCGACGAAACCCTGGCCGCCGTAAAAGCCATCGTGGCCGAACTGGGCGCAGCAGGCCCGGGCGACATGGGCAAGGTCATGGGTGTGGTCAAAACCCGCCTGGCCGGCAAGGCCGACATGGGCCAGGTGTCCGCCGCCGTCAAGGCAGCACTGGCGGGTTGA
- the wrbA gene encoding NAD(P)H:quinone oxidoreductase — MSKVLVLYYSTYGHIETMAQAMAEGARSAGATVDVKRVPETVPEDIAKGAHFKLNQSAAVATVAELESYDAIIVGAPTRFGRVPSQMAAFLDQAGGLWARGALNGKVGGAFTSTATQHGGQEVTLFSIITNLMHFGMTIVGLPYSHQGQMTLDEVVGGSPYGATTIAGGQGQRQPSALDLDGARFQGKLIAETANKLFP; from the coding sequence ATGTCGAAAGTTCTGGTTCTTTACTATTCCACTTACGGCCACATCGAAACCATGGCCCAGGCCATGGCCGAAGGCGCTCGGTCAGCTGGCGCGACGGTCGATGTCAAGCGCGTTCCAGAGACCGTGCCTGAAGATATTGCCAAAGGCGCGCATTTCAAGCTCAACCAGTCTGCTGCTGTGGCCACCGTGGCGGAGCTGGAGAGCTATGACGCCATCATCGTCGGTGCGCCCACCCGGTTTGGCCGTGTGCCTTCTCAAATGGCTGCGTTTCTCGACCAGGCGGGAGGGTTGTGGGCACGCGGTGCTCTCAATGGCAAGGTGGGGGGCGCGTTTACCTCCACAGCCACCCAGCACGGTGGACAGGAGGTCACACTGTTCTCCATCATCACCAATCTGATGCACTTCGGGATGACGATTGTGGGCCTGCCTTACAGCCACCAGGGACAGATGACACTGGATGAAGTCGTCGGCGGCAGCCCTTACGGCGCCACCACCATCGCTGGCGGCCAAGGACAGCGCCAGCCCAGCGCCCTGGACCTGGACGGCGCACGGTTTCAGGGTAAATTGATCGCAGAAACCGCGAACAAGCTGTTTCCCTGA
- the pmbA gene encoding metalloprotease PmbA, which yields MNKPSTRAARSQSAPAATQALASSRTPDSGFSYSRPFFEELVDRALAHAKKLGASDAGAEASEGCGLSVSVRKGELENVERNRDKSLGVTVYIGHRRGNASTSDFSTKAIEQTVQAAYDIARFTAEDPVAGLPDADDIAPTATHRDLQLFHPWAVTSEEAAAMAKACEAAALKTHRRITNSEGAGVSAQQSHFFSAHTRGFRGGYASSRHSFSVAPIASLPGKNAEMQRDAWYSSMRNAADLASPEAVGRYAAQRALSRLGSRKIPTTQCSVLFESTLAAGLLGGFVQAVSGGSLYRKSSFLLDSLGKMVFPKHIDILEDPFVLGGKGSSPFDEEGVRVAPRKVVKGGRVEGYFLSSYSARKLGMKTTGNAGGSHNLVMTSRLTQASDDLDAMLQKLGTGLFVVELMGQGVNYVTGDYSRGASGFWVENGKIAFPVHEITIAGNLKDMLKGIEAVGADAYNYGAKTVGSILVNRMKVAGS from the coding sequence ATGAATAAACCCTCCACCCGCGCCGCGCGCTCCCAAAGTGCCCCGGCCGCCACGCAAGCCCTGGCCTCCTCACGCACCCCTGACAGCGGCTTCAGCTACAGCCGCCCATTTTTTGAAGAGCTGGTGGACCGCGCCCTGGCGCACGCCAAGAAACTCGGCGCCAGCGATGCGGGCGCCGAGGCTTCGGAGGGTTGCGGCCTGTCTGTCAGCGTGCGCAAGGGCGAGCTGGAGAACGTAGAGCGCAACCGCGACAAATCCCTGGGCGTGACGGTCTACATCGGCCACCGCCGTGGCAATGCCAGCACCTCCGACTTTTCCACCAAGGCGATCGAGCAGACGGTGCAGGCTGCGTATGACATTGCCCGCTTCACCGCCGAAGACCCTGTGGCGGGTTTGCCGGATGCGGACGACATTGCGCCCACGGCCACCCACCGTGATCTTCAGCTCTTTCATCCCTGGGCGGTCACCAGCGAAGAGGCCGCCGCAATGGCCAAGGCCTGCGAGGCCGCCGCCCTGAAAACCCACCGCCGCATCACCAACAGCGAAGGGGCGGGCGTGTCGGCCCAGCAAAGCCATTTTTTCAGTGCCCACACGCGCGGCTTTCGTGGCGGTTATGCCAGCTCGCGCCACAGCTTCTCCGTCGCACCGATTGCGTCGCTGCCCGGCAAAAACGCCGAGATGCAGCGCGACGCCTGGTACAGCTCCATGCGCAACGCAGCCGACCTGGCCTCGCCCGAGGCCGTGGGCCGCTACGCAGCGCAGCGCGCCCTGAGCCGCCTGGGCAGCCGCAAGATACCCACCACGCAGTGCTCCGTGCTGTTCGAGTCCACCCTGGCCGCAGGCCTGTTGGGTGGCTTTGTGCAGGCCGTGAGCGGCGGATCGCTCTACCGCAAGAGCAGCTTCCTGCTCGACTCACTGGGCAAGATGGTTTTCCCCAAACACATCGACATTCTGGAAGACCCGTTTGTGTTGGGCGGCAAGGGCAGCTCGCCGTTTGACGAAGAAGGCGTGCGCGTGGCGCCACGCAAGGTCGTCAAGGGTGGGCGGGTGGAGGGGTACTTCCTCAGCAGCTACTCGGCCCGCAAGCTGGGCATGAAGACCACTGGCAACGCCGGTGGCTCACACAACCTGGTGATGACCTCTCGCCTGACGCAGGCCAGCGACGACCTGGATGCCATGCTGCAAAAGCTGGGCACGGGCCTCTTTGTGGTGGAGCTGATGGGCCAGGGCGTGAACTACGTGACGGGCGACTATTCGCGTGGTGCGAGCGGTTTCTGGGTAGAGAACGGCAAGATCGCCTTCCCTGTGCATGAGATCACCATCGCCGGCAACCTCAAGGACATGCTCAAGGGCATCGAGGCGGTGGGGGCCGATGCCTACAACTACGGCGCCAAGACGGTGGGATCGATTCTGGTGAACCGCATGAAGGTGGCGGGCAGCTGA
- the yjgA gene encoding ribosome biogenesis factor YjgA: MSRKPKKGYFVRGQFVAEGSEMDIQLKAELKGTPDASRTDLKRESDELQDLGKELLSLRADLAESLGLPDKLVDALAEAKRITNFEGKRRQMQYVGKIMRKLDPELVQAARLALEEQHKGSATEKLQLHLTEQWRDRLIADDDALAPWMAEHPTTDTQQLRALIRQARKDAPPADKAAVSQGLAPRKGRAYRELFQLVREHMGNTGSADADEDEGDHDD; this comes from the coding sequence ATGTCACGCAAACCCAAAAAAGGCTACTTTGTGCGAGGCCAGTTCGTTGCCGAAGGCAGCGAAATGGACATCCAGCTCAAGGCCGAACTCAAAGGCACGCCCGATGCCAGTCGCACCGATCTCAAACGCGAAAGCGACGAATTGCAGGATCTGGGCAAGGAGCTTCTGAGCCTGCGCGCCGACCTGGCCGAGTCTCTGGGCCTGCCCGACAAGTTGGTGGACGCGCTGGCCGAGGCCAAGCGCATTACCAACTTTGAAGGCAAGCGCCGCCAGATGCAGTACGTGGGCAAGATCATGCGCAAGCTCGACCCTGAGCTGGTGCAGGCCGCGCGCCTGGCCCTGGAAGAGCAGCACAAGGGCTCTGCCACCGAAAAGCTGCAACTGCACCTGACTGAACAATGGCGTGACCGCCTGATCGCCGATGACGACGCCCTCGCACCCTGGATGGCCGAACACCCCACCACCGACACCCAGCAGTTGCGCGCCCTGATCCGCCAGGCCCGCAAGGATGCCCCGCCCGCCGACAAGGCCGCCGTGTCCCAAGGCCTGGCCCCGCGCAAGGGCCGCGCCTACCGCGAGCTGTTCCAGCTGGTGCGCGAGCACATGGGCAACACCGGCAGTGCGGATGCCGACGAGGACGAGGGCGACCACGATGACTGA
- the mog gene encoding molybdopterin adenylyltransferase: MTDQSGHDPVRIGIVSVSDRASTGVYEDKGLPALQDWLTRALHNPITFESRLIPDEQDGISATLIGLVDAGCSLVLTTGGTGPALRDVTPEATLAVAHKEMPGFGEQMRQISLKFVPTAILSRQVAVVRGQSLIINLPGQPKAIAETLEGLKDAEGKQVVAGIFAAVPYCIDLIGGPYLETQDAVCKAFRPKTAIRAPRTV; this comes from the coding sequence ATGACTGACCAGAGCGGCCATGACCCGGTGCGTATCGGCATCGTCTCCGTCAGCGACCGCGCCAGCACCGGCGTGTACGAAGACAAAGGCCTGCCCGCTTTGCAAGATTGGCTGACCCGTGCGCTGCACAACCCGATCACCTTTGAGTCGCGCCTTATCCCCGACGAGCAGGACGGCATCAGCGCCACCCTCATCGGCCTTGTGGACGCCGGGTGTAGCCTGGTGCTGACCACGGGCGGCACAGGCCCTGCCCTGCGCGATGTGACGCCTGAGGCCACGCTGGCCGTGGCGCACAAAGAGATGCCTGGCTTTGGCGAGCAGATGCGCCAGATCAGCCTGAAGTTTGTGCCCACGGCGATTCTGTCGCGCCAGGTGGCCGTGGTGCGTGGTCAGAGCCTGATCATCAACCTGCCGGGCCAGCCCAAGGCGATTGCCGAGACGCTGGAAGGGCTGAAAGACGCCGAAGGCAAACAGGTCGTTGCGGGCATCTTTGCTGCGGTGCCGTATTGCATCGACCTGATTGGCGGGCCGTATCTGGAAACGCAGGACGCGGTCTGCAAGGCCTTCCGGCCGAAGACCGCCATCCGAGCGCCACGCACGGTCTGA
- the cysE gene encoding serine O-acetyltransferase, producing the protein MFARLRSDIQCILDRDPAARSTWEVITCYPGLHAIWLHRPAYWCWHNGLKWPGRFISHFARWFTGIEIHPGAKIGERVFFDHAMGVVVGETAEIGDGCTIYQGVTLGGTSLYKGTKRHPTLGKDVVVSAGAKVLGGFEVGDGAKIGSNAVVIKPVPAGATAVGIPARIIPSKEGQSADVTEPQQARKFTAYGITQEDDPLSQAMRGLIDNASSQEHQIALLWQAIEKLSANNVQNKDCVPCDAALKEQFEAGKLNELVGK; encoded by the coding sequence ATGTTTGCCCGTCTGCGCTCCGATATCCAGTGCATCCTCGACCGCGATCCTGCCGCGCGCAGCACGTGGGAGGTGATCACCTGTTATCCGGGGCTGCATGCGATCTGGTTGCACAGGCCTGCCTACTGGTGCTGGCACAACGGCCTGAAGTGGCCGGGGCGCTTCATCTCGCATTTCGCACGCTGGTTCACCGGCATCGAGATCCACCCCGGCGCCAAAATTGGCGAGCGCGTGTTCTTCGACCATGCCATGGGCGTGGTGGTGGGCGAGACGGCTGAAATTGGCGACGGCTGCACCATCTATCAAGGGGTGACTCTGGGTGGCACCTCGCTTTACAAAGGCACCAAGCGCCACCCCACGCTGGGCAAGGATGTGGTGGTCAGTGCCGGGGCCAAGGTGCTGGGCGGTTTTGAAGTGGGTGACGGCGCCAAGATCGGCAGCAACGCGGTGGTGATCAAGCCCGTGCCCGCAGGGGCCACGGCGGTGGGTATTCCGGCGCGCATCATCCCGTCCAAGGAGGGGCAGAGCGCTGACGTGACCGAGCCGCAGCAGGCGCGCAAATTCACGGCCTATGGCATCACGCAGGAAGACGACCCGCTCTCTCAGGCCATGCGAGGCCTGATCGACAACGCTTCATCGCAAGAGCACCAGATTGCGCTCCTGTGGCAGGCCATCGAGAAGCTGTCGGCCAACAATGTACAGAACAAGGACTGCGTGCCCTGCGATGCGGCACTCAAGGAGCAGTTCGAGGCGGGCAAGCTCAATGAGCTGGTGGGCAAGTAG
- a CDS encoding RNA methyltransferase, giving the protein MKTRFVLINTSHAGNVGAAARAMKTMGFDDLVLVAPRWANVLRREETIQRASGALDVLNNARIVATLDEALDGMSHLCATAMTPRDFGPPTAAPRAHFELLLKNELLRHEKRAQEGKNTSSVEESTATDPGAAPQAGVAFLFGSERFGMTNEDVYRCHVALSIPTNPGFGSLNLGAAIQVIAYEWRTALGGFPVQDATPPRALADAAQVAGMLGHWEQALADIGFLDPAAPKKLMPRLNQLFNRAQLSPEEIHILRGVAKAMIETAQSKR; this is encoded by the coding sequence ATGAAGACCCGTTTCGTCCTGATCAATACCAGCCACGCCGGCAATGTGGGCGCGGCTGCCCGTGCCATGAAAACCATGGGTTTCGACGACCTTGTGCTGGTCGCCCCACGCTGGGCCAACGTGCTGCGGCGCGAGGAGACCATTCAGCGTGCCAGTGGCGCCCTCGATGTGCTGAACAACGCACGCATCGTCGCCACGCTTGATGAAGCCCTGGACGGTATGAGCCACCTGTGTGCCACGGCGATGACCCCGCGCGACTTCGGCCCCCCTACGGCCGCGCCGCGTGCACACTTTGAGTTGCTATTAAAAAATGAGCTACTCAGGCATGAAAAACGGGCGCAAGAAGGCAAAAACACTTCAAGTGTCGAAGAATCGACCGCTACAGACCCTGGCGCGGCCCCGCAGGCCGGTGTGGCGTTTCTCTTTGGCTCCGAGCGTTTCGGCATGACCAACGAGGACGTGTACCGCTGCCATGTCGCGCTGTCGATTCCCACCAATCCCGGCTTTGGCTCGCTCAATCTGGGTGCGGCCATCCAGGTCATTGCCTACGAATGGCGCACGGCGCTGGGCGGCTTCCCCGTGCAGGATGCCACGCCCCCCCGCGCACTGGCCGATGCCGCCCAGGTGGCCGGAATGCTGGGCCACTGGGAGCAGGCGCTTGCAGACATCGGCTTTCTGGACCCTGCCGCGCCCAAGAAGCTCATGCCGCGCCTTAACCAACTTTTCAATCGCGCGCAGCTCAGCCCCGAGGAAATCCACATCTTGCGAGGTGTCGCCAAAGCCATGATCGAGACGGCGCAATCGAAACGCTAG
- a CDS encoding inositol monophosphatase family protein, protein MSSNLHPMLNVAIKAARAAGAIINRAALDVESVRISQKQINDFVTEVDHASEKIIIETLLTAYPGHGILAEESGKEYGAKDSEFVWIIDPLDGTTNFIHGFPVYCVSIALAVKGKIEQAVVYDPTRNDLFTATKGRGAYVNERRIRVSKRTQLKDCLISTGFPFRPGDNFKSYLNMMSDVMQRTAGLRRPGAAALDLAYVAAGFTDGFFETGLSIWDVAAGSLLVTEAGGLVGNFTGEADFLEQRECLAGNPRIYGQLVPILGKYSKFASAGDKAAVRQAAAADAPVTGAPDAGEGADAAEPTAPQADAAKGEDAPF, encoded by the coding sequence ATGTCGTCCAATCTGCACCCCATGCTCAACGTGGCCATCAAGGCCGCACGCGCCGCCGGCGCCATCATCAACCGCGCGGCCCTGGACGTGGAATCGGTGCGGATCTCGCAAAAGCAGATCAACGACTTCGTGACCGAAGTGGACCACGCGTCCGAGAAGATCATCATCGAGACGCTGCTCACGGCCTACCCTGGCCACGGCATCCTGGCCGAAGAGTCAGGCAAGGAATACGGCGCCAAGGATTCGGAATTTGTCTGGATCATCGACCCGCTGGACGGCACCACCAACTTCATCCACGGCTTCCCCGTGTACTGCGTGAGCATCGCCCTGGCCGTCAAGGGCAAGATCGAGCAGGCCGTGGTGTATGACCCCACGCGCAACGACCTGTTCACGGCCACCAAGGGCCGTGGTGCCTATGTGAACGAGCGCCGCATCCGCGTCTCCAAGCGCACCCAGCTCAAGGACTGCCTGATCTCCACGGGCTTCCCCTTCCGCCCGGGCGACAACTTCAAGAGCTACCTGAACATGATGAGCGACGTGATGCAGCGCACCGCTGGCCTGCGCCGCCCCGGCGCTGCCGCGCTGGACCTCGCCTATGTGGCAGCGGGCTTCACCGATGGGTTCTTCGAAACCGGTCTGTCGATCTGGGACGTGGCTGCAGGCTCGCTGCTGGTGACCGAGGCCGGGGGTCTGGTGGGCAATTTCACAGGCGAAGCCGACTTCCTGGAGCAGCGCGAATGCCTGGCTGGCAATCCACGCATCTATGGCCAGCTGGTGCCGATTCTGGGCAAGTACAGCAAGTTTGCGAGTGCCGGTGACAAAGCGGCCGTGCGCCAAGCGGCTGCGGCTGACGCGCCTGTCACCGGCGCCCCAGACGCCGGCGAGGGCGCGGACGCAGCAGAACCAACCGCCCCGCAGGCTGATGCCGCCAAGGGCGAAGACGCACCGTTCTAA